One genomic region from Erythrobacter mangrovi encodes:
- a CDS encoding copper resistance protein B, whose amino-acid sequence MRLALLLGAALWAYPLAAQDHSAHESTDQTNSMEQVQTEPASAAMDHCAMGHLPPEQCPPEEEAHDLDAMVDSGAMDPDAMDHSQMGHDEMDHSQHGAQPDKSAPGAAPEEAVPPRATEGPLHAADAFWGEAAMAAAREEVRRMHGGMTTGTIMVERLEARIPTEGGEDGWLWDLQGFYGGDIDKFVLKSEGEGELGGAVEDAEIQALWSHAIGPFFDLQGGVRLDIEPETRSHLVLGVQGLSPYMWEVDLAAFLSDRGDLTARFEGEYDQRITQKLILQPRIELELAAQDIPERGIGAGLTKIEPGLRLRYQFVPEFAPYVGVEYEAKLGETADIARAEGEDAAGWKILFGVRAWF is encoded by the coding sequence ATGCGGCTCGCTCTGCTTCTCGGCGCTGCCTTGTGGGCATACCCCCTCGCGGCGCAGGACCATTCGGCGCATGAATCGACCGACCAAACCAACAGCATGGAGCAGGTCCAGACGGAGCCGGCGTCCGCCGCAATGGATCATTGCGCCATGGGGCACCTACCGCCCGAGCAATGCCCTCCCGAGGAGGAGGCCCATGACCTTGACGCGATGGTGGACAGTGGCGCAATGGACCCCGACGCCATGGACCACAGCCAGATGGGCCATGACGAAATGGATCATTCGCAGCACGGCGCCCAGCCCGACAAATCCGCTCCAGGCGCAGCACCCGAAGAGGCCGTGCCGCCGCGCGCGACCGAGGGCCCGCTTCACGCCGCCGATGCCTTCTGGGGCGAGGCGGCAATGGCCGCAGCCCGTGAGGAAGTGCGCCGCATGCATGGCGGCATGACGACCGGGACGATCATGGTCGAACGGCTCGAGGCGCGTATCCCGACGGAAGGCGGCGAAGACGGCTGGCTGTGGGACCTGCAGGGCTTCTACGGCGGCGACATCGACAAGTTCGTGCTCAAGTCCGAAGGCGAGGGCGAGCTTGGCGGAGCGGTCGAGGATGCCGAAATCCAGGCGCTGTGGAGCCACGCGATCGGCCCCTTCTTCGACCTGCAGGGAGGCGTGCGGCTGGATATCGAGCCAGAAACCCGCAGTCACCTCGTGCTCGGTGTGCAAGGCCTCTCTCCCTATATGTGGGAAGTCGACCTTGCTGCCTTTCTCAGTGACCGGGGTGACCTCACCGCACGGTTCGAGGGTGAATACGACCAGCGCATCACGCAAAAGCTGATCCTGCAGCCTCGTATCGAGCTGGAGCTGGCGGCGCAGGATATTCCCGAGCGTGGTATCGGGGCGGGCCTGACCAAGATCGAGCCGGGGCTGCGTCTGCGGTATCAGTTCGTGCCCGAATTCGCGCCCTATGTCGGCGTCGAGTATGAGGCGAAGCTGGGCGAGACTGCGGACATCGCACGCGCAGAAGGCGAAGATGCGGCGGGCTGGAAGATCCTGTTCGGTGTCAGGGCCTGGTTCTAG
- a CDS encoding holin family protein, whose amino-acid sequence MPLIETLIGPLASLIDKVIPDKEARAKAKLELLALEGSQELRQIEARLSAIVAEAQSADPWTSRARPSFLYVMYTLILFSVPMGVIAAFDPIAARAIGEGMTAYLAALPDSLYALFGTGYLGYTAARQWGKAKGTDQ is encoded by the coding sequence ATGCCGCTCATCGAAACACTCATCGGCCCGCTCGCTTCGCTCATCGACAAGGTGATCCCCGACAAGGAGGCCCGGGCCAAGGCCAAGCTCGAGTTGTTGGCGCTCGAAGGCTCGCAAGAACTGAGGCAGATCGAGGCCCGACTTTCCGCCATCGTTGCCGAGGCACAGAGCGCCGATCCCTGGACCAGCCGCGCGCGCCCCAGCTTTCTCTATGTCATGTACACGCTGATCCTGTTCAGCGTCCCGATGGGTGTAATCGCCGCCTTTGATCCTATCGCCGCACGTGCAATCGGCGAAGGGATGACTGCATACCTCGCGGCATTGCCGGATTCGCTCTACGCGCTCTTCGGTACCGGCTACCTCGGTTACACGGCAGCGCGTCAGTGGGGTAAGGCAAAGGGCACGGACCAATAG
- a CDS encoding molybdopterin molybdotransferase MoeA — MPSFDEAIALLAEAVQPLGRETVTLSDAGGRFLAAPLHARTDAPRHTVSAMDGYAVVKATTEAGHWLDVIGESRAGGPYAGTVASGQAVRIFTGASLPAGADYVIVQEHAVREGQRVQFTPGFGPGDNLRLAGSDFRAGQVLVPAGTRLTPRGMVAAAAADLAHVEVSLTPSVAIIATGDELAAPGSSFDQPNTLPESGSFGVAALAECAGATVVARCTGPDDMGELEALAAQALADADCVVVIGGASVGDHDLAKPMFAAHGLELVFSRLDIRPGRPVWLGRAQGKWVLGLPGNPTSAMVTARLFLRPLLAGLQDGSVDAELVSTAMPLAAAIPEAGARETFIRASAGPDGLVPVGNQESGAQSPLLAADWLIRRAAGAPACEAGELVQALAF; from the coding sequence ATGCCCAGTTTCGACGAAGCCATCGCCCTGCTGGCGGAGGCGGTACAGCCGCTGGGGCGCGAAACGGTCACGCTGAGTGACGCAGGCGGGCGCTTTCTTGCAGCTCCCTTGCATGCCCGCACCGACGCCCCGCGCCACACGGTGTCGGCGATGGACGGCTATGCGGTGGTCAAAGCCACGACCGAAGCCGGTCATTGGCTGGACGTCATCGGGGAATCCCGGGCGGGCGGTCCCTATGCCGGCACCGTTGCCAGCGGACAGGCGGTGCGGATTTTTACCGGCGCATCGCTTCCGGCAGGCGCAGACTACGTGATCGTGCAGGAACACGCCGTTCGCGAGGGGCAGCGGGTCCAGTTTACGCCGGGCTTCGGGCCAGGCGACAATCTCCGCCTGGCAGGGAGCGACTTTCGCGCAGGACAAGTTCTAGTGCCCGCCGGTACCCGACTCACTCCCCGCGGAATGGTCGCCGCTGCAGCCGCCGACCTTGCACATGTCGAAGTATCCCTGACGCCTTCGGTCGCGATCATCGCCACGGGAGACGAACTCGCAGCGCCCGGCAGTTCCTTCGACCAGCCGAACACCCTGCCCGAATCCGGCAGCTTCGGGGTGGCCGCGCTGGCTGAATGCGCCGGGGCAACGGTAGTTGCCCGTTGCACCGGACCTGACGACATGGGCGAATTGGAGGCGCTTGCGGCGCAGGCTCTCGCTGATGCCGATTGCGTGGTCGTGATCGGGGGAGCCTCTGTCGGGGACCACGATCTCGCCAAGCCGATGTTCGCCGCGCACGGCCTTGAGCTGGTGTTCTCGCGGCTCGATATCCGTCCGGGTCGCCCGGTCTGGCTGGGCCGGGCGCAAGGGAAGTGGGTGCTCGGCCTCCCCGGAAACCCGACTTCGGCAATGGTCACCGCGCGCCTGTTCCTGCGGCCGTTGCTGGCGGGGCTGCAGGACGGGTCAGTCGATGCCGAGCTGGTTTCCACAGCCATGCCCCTTGCCGCAGCGATACCGGAAGCCGGTGCGCGCGAAACCTTTATCCGCGCGTCCGCCGGGCCAGACGGGCTGGTTCCCGTCGGCAACCAGGAAAGCGGCGCGCAATCTCCCTTGCTTGCCGCCGACTGGCTGATCCGTCGCGCGGCTGGCGCGCCTGCTTGCGAGGCGGGCGAGCTGGTTCAGGCATTGGCTTTCTAA
- the moaA gene encoding GTP 3',8-cyclase MoaA: protein MDPPHQPFPVAPGKDPLVLEDGYGRRFAYLRLSLTERCNFRCTYCLPNGFRKQPGLPAELARDEMVRAVRAFAHVGLWKLRLTGGEPTVRSDFDEIARDIGQIPGIRRLAMTTNGYRLAERAADWRAAGIDAINVSIDTLDPAEFARITGHDRLDEVVAGVDAALDAKFDAVKVNSVLMRGLTDGDWSDILAFVAERPVAWRFIELMRTNDNAAFHAEQRTPGEVIRLRLEEAGWQPLAREIGAGPSIDYAHPDFVGRIGLIAPYAPGFCDSCNRLRLSSRGKLHLCLFGEGGLDLRDLLQSDDQHDELVERILAAMPVKARGHRLREGISGSTPHLASIGG, encoded by the coding sequence ATGGATCCCCCCCACCAGCCCTTCCCCGTCGCACCGGGCAAGGACCCGCTCGTACTTGAAGACGGGTACGGCCGACGCTTCGCCTATTTGCGGCTTTCGCTGACCGAACGCTGCAACTTCCGCTGCACCTATTGCCTGCCCAACGGCTTCCGCAAGCAACCCGGCCTGCCGGCTGAGCTGGCGCGCGACGAGATGGTTCGCGCAGTTCGCGCCTTCGCACATGTGGGCCTCTGGAAGCTGCGCCTAACCGGCGGTGAGCCGACGGTGCGGTCCGATTTCGACGAGATCGCGCGGGATATCGGGCAGATTCCCGGAATTCGGCGACTGGCGATGACCACCAATGGCTATCGCCTGGCCGAGCGTGCGGCAGACTGGCGCGCGGCGGGAATCGACGCGATCAATGTCTCGATCGACACACTTGATCCTGCGGAGTTCGCGCGGATCACGGGGCACGACAGGCTCGACGAAGTCGTTGCCGGGGTCGATGCCGCGCTGGATGCGAAATTCGATGCAGTGAAGGTCAACAGCGTGCTGATGCGCGGCCTGACCGATGGCGACTGGTCCGACATTCTCGCCTTCGTTGCGGAGCGCCCCGTTGCCTGGCGCTTCATCGAGCTGATGCGCACCAACGACAACGCCGCCTTTCATGCCGAGCAGCGTACGCCGGGCGAGGTCATTCGCTTGCGATTGGAAGAGGCGGGCTGGCAGCCGCTCGCACGCGAAATCGGCGCGGGTCCGTCGATAGACTATGCGCATCCAGACTTTGTCGGACGGATCGGCCTGATCGCACCCTACGCACCCGGTTTCTGCGACAGTTGCAACCGCCTGCGCTTGTCGAGCCGGGGCAAGCTGCACCTGTGCCTCTTCGGCGAAGGCGGGCTCGACCTGCGCGACCTGCTGCAGTCCGATGACCAGCACGACGAGTTGGTGGAACGCATCCTCGCGGCCATGCCGGTCAAGGCGCGCGGCCACCGCCTGCGCGAAGGCATTAGCGGAAGTACACCGCACCTCGCCTCGATCGGCGGCTGA
- a CDS encoding TonB-dependent receptor plug domain-containing protein, protein MPEGKHLTAIVAPTVALLLGVPAHAEDRPNDTSGPVIVVTGRGLDETPATPAYDTQEIGRESILSAPSGRIEDVLSSVAGFQQFRRSDSRSANPSAQGATLRALGGNASSRAQVLLDGVPMTDPFFGYIPFSAIAPERLASIRVTRGGGSGPFGAGALAGTIELTSADADTLGTFGGQLLANDRGETEASATLASNLGSGFGVISGRWDRGKGFWTTPRDQRVPASARAAYDAWSVQLRGVAPLSDSVELQARGLAYRDERTLRFDGADSSMEGQDASLRLVGRGDWQFEVLGYVQARNFTNVVVSSTRFVPVLDQRNTPATGLGGKIELRPPVGDGHVLRLGVDYRKSDGELYETALSAFSGAVTARRNAGGTNTDLGLFVEHDLTLGNLVLTAGGRADRFTIRDGFYTERNGAGALVVDNSFANRSGWDASFRGGALYKVSEEVSLRAAAYSGLRLPTLNELYRPFVVFPVTTQANEGLRNERLEGLEAGLDIVAGDGLRFALTAFDNKVKHAIANVTIGTNLRQRQNIDAIRSRGVEANAALRLGAVSLDGAIAYTDAEAQGSGFASALDGNRPSQTPKWVAGGTLAWRPAPEWLLSATLRHVGAQFEDDLESDVLPSATTLDVFAQAPLAKGVMLVLRGENLAGETIVTRNQAGSTDLGTPRTVWAGIRLGF, encoded by the coding sequence ATGCCAGAGGGAAAACATCTAACAGCCATAGTAGCCCCCACGGTCGCGCTGCTGCTTGGGGTACCGGCTCATGCCGAAGACCGGCCGAACGACACGTCGGGTCCGGTCATCGTCGTTACCGGTCGGGGGCTGGATGAGACGCCGGCAACCCCTGCCTACGACACGCAGGAGATCGGACGTGAATCGATCTTGTCCGCTCCATCGGGCCGGATCGAGGATGTGCTGTCGTCAGTTGCCGGGTTCCAGCAGTTCCGGCGGTCGGACAGCCGTTCGGCCAACCCCTCGGCGCAAGGAGCGACGCTGCGGGCGCTGGGCGGCAATGCCTCCAGCCGGGCGCAGGTCTTGCTCGACGGGGTGCCGATGACCGACCCGTTCTTCGGCTATATTCCCTTCAGTGCCATCGCGCCCGAGCGACTGGCGTCGATCCGCGTAACCCGCGGCGGGGGATCCGGGCCCTTCGGCGCAGGTGCGCTAGCCGGAACTATCGAACTTACCAGCGCCGATGCCGACACGCTCGGCACGTTTGGCGGGCAATTACTCGCCAACGACAGGGGTGAGACTGAAGCGAGCGCGACGCTGGCATCTAACCTGGGCAGTGGTTTCGGCGTGATTTCAGGCCGCTGGGATAGGGGCAAGGGCTTCTGGACCACGCCCCGCGACCAGCGCGTGCCGGCGAGCGCGCGGGCGGCCTATGACGCCTGGTCGGTGCAACTGCGCGGGGTGGCGCCGCTGAGCGATTCGGTAGAGTTGCAGGCGCGCGGACTGGCCTACCGCGATGAGCGGACACTGCGCTTCGACGGTGCAGACAGCAGTATGGAAGGGCAGGACGCCAGCTTGCGGCTGGTCGGCCGGGGCGACTGGCAGTTTGAAGTGCTTGGCTATGTCCAGGCGCGCAATTTTACCAATGTCGTGGTCAGCTCGACCCGCTTCGTCCCCGTACTCGACCAGCGCAACACGCCCGCGACCGGGCTCGGTGGCAAGATCGAACTGCGCCCGCCCGTGGGTGACGGCCACGTGCTTCGGCTCGGCGTCGACTACCGCAAGTCCGACGGCGAACTCTATGAGACAGCGCTGAGCGCCTTCAGCGGTGCGGTCACCGCACGGCGCAATGCGGGTGGAACCAACACGGACCTCGGTCTCTTCGTCGAGCACGACCTGACGCTGGGCAATCTGGTGTTGACCGCGGGGGGGCGAGCGGATCGCTTCACCATCCGCGACGGTTTCTACACCGAGCGCAATGGGGCGGGCGCATTGGTGGTCGACAACAGCTTCGCCAATCGCTCGGGATGGGATGCCTCGTTTCGCGGCGGCGCCCTTTACAAGGTCAGCGAAGAGGTGAGCTTGCGCGCCGCAGCCTACAGCGGCTTGCGCTTGCCTACGTTGAACGAGCTCTACCGCCCCTTCGTGGTCTTCCCCGTGACGACGCAGGCGAATGAAGGCCTGCGCAACGAACGGCTCGAGGGCCTCGAGGCCGGGCTTGATATCGTCGCGGGAGACGGCCTCCGTTTCGCGCTGACCGCCTTTGACAACAAGGTGAAGCACGCAATTGCCAATGTCACCATTGGTACCAACTTGCGGCAGCGGCAGAATATCGACGCGATCCGTTCGCGCGGCGTCGAGGCGAATGCGGCCCTGCGTTTAGGTGCCGTGAGTCTCGATGGCGCGATCGCCTATACCGATGCGGAGGCGCAGGGTTCGGGCTTTGCCTCCGCGCTTGACGGCAATCGGCCCTCGCAGACACCGAAATGGGTAGCGGGCGGGACATTGGCCTGGCGACCGGCGCCTGAATGGCTGTTGTCGGCAACCTTGCGCCATGTCGGTGCGCAATTCGAGGATGACCTCGAATCCGATGTCCTCCCCTCGGCCACAACGCTTGATGTGTTCGCCCAGGCGCCTCTGGCCAAGGGCGTGATGCTGGTGCTGCGTGGGGAGAACCTAGCAGGCGAGACCATCGTGACGCGGAATCAGGCTGGATCGACCGACCTCGGAACCCCCCGCACGGTCTGGGCCGGGATAAGGCTTGGCTTCTGA
- the yajC gene encoding preprotein translocase subunit YajC has product MIDLLAAAGSAASQPPAWTSFILPAGMLLILWFLIIRPQMRQQKQHREKVERLQKGDEVVTAGGLVGKITKVEEHFVHVELAKGMTVKAVKNTIGDVLNARGNAAAND; this is encoded by the coding sequence ATGATCGACCTTCTCGCCGCTGCCGGTTCCGCCGCGAGCCAGCCGCCCGCATGGACCAGCTTCATTCTTCCGGCAGGTATGCTGCTGATCCTGTGGTTCCTGATCATCCGCCCGCAGATGCGCCAGCAGAAGCAGCATCGCGAAAAAGTGGAGCGGCTTCAGAAGGGTGACGAGGTAGTCACTGCCGGCGGCCTCGTCGGCAAGATCACCAAGGTTGAAGAACACTTCGTCCATGTCGAGCTGGCCAAGGGCATGACCGTCAAGGCGGTCAAGAATACCATCGGCGACGTGCTCAATGCGCGCGGCAACGCCGCCGCCAACGACTGA
- the secD gene encoding protein translocase subunit SecD, whose translation MLDFPTWKKAWLWLIVAVASLAALPSIFSLANTRWPDQLPEPMVNLGLDLAGGSHILLEADGSQVAGQRLENMEENVRGLMRNAEPRIRIGDVSTRGGRLSFILDDPSQIDRARELLLPSINGNGLVREWDLAVEDGNRIILTPTTQGVNKAVSDAMDSATEVVRKRIDALGTREPTIIRQGETRIVVQVPGLQDPEQLKALLGQTAKLEFKLVDQSALPSDVAQGLAPPGSEIFPYVDTSAFAGSSIAVKRLGGIRGDNLTGAQQSFDPQTNEPVVNIQFDTEGGRRFAKLTTENVNKPFAIILDGKVLSAPNINEPIRGGTAQISGGFTVEAANQLAISLRSGALPVDLKVIEERTVGPDLGADSIKKGMIAMGVGTLLVLLLMVATYGRFGLYANVALVLNVLMIIGIMAILNTTMTLPGIAGLVLTIGAAVDANVLINERIREERKRGRKVVQAVENGYKEASRAIYDANITNVIAATLLFFFGQGPVKGFAVVLVIGVITSVFTAVTITRMWVAGWLRKARPADLNI comes from the coding sequence ATGCTCGATTTTCCAACCTGGAAGAAAGCGTGGCTCTGGCTGATCGTTGCGGTCGCCAGCCTCGCCGCGCTTCCGTCGATCTTCTCGCTCGCCAATACCCGCTGGCCCGACCAGCTGCCGGAGCCGATGGTCAATCTCGGCCTCGACCTTGCGGGCGGTAGCCATATCCTGCTCGAAGCAGACGGCAGCCAGGTTGCCGGGCAGCGCCTCGAGAACATGGAAGAAAACGTCCGCGGCCTCATGCGCAATGCCGAACCGCGCATCCGCATTGGCGACGTTTCGACGCGTGGCGGGCGCCTCAGCTTCATTCTCGACGATCCTTCGCAGATCGACCGGGCGCGTGAGCTGTTGCTGCCTTCGATCAATGGCAATGGCCTTGTCCGTGAATGGGACCTGGCTGTCGAAGATGGCAACCGCATAATCCTCACGCCCACCACGCAGGGCGTCAACAAGGCCGTTTCTGATGCGATGGACAGCGCGACGGAAGTCGTGCGCAAGCGTATCGACGCGCTGGGCACGCGCGAGCCGACGATCATTCGCCAGGGCGAAACGCGCATCGTTGTGCAGGTCCCGGGCTTGCAGGATCCCGAACAGCTCAAGGCGCTGCTGGGCCAGACCGCCAAGCTCGAATTCAAGCTGGTCGACCAGAGTGCGTTGCCGAGCGACGTCGCCCAGGGGCTCGCCCCTCCGGGGAGCGAGATTTTCCCCTATGTCGACACCTCCGCATTTGCCGGCAGTTCGATCGCGGTGAAGCGCCTTGGCGGCATTCGCGGCGACAATTTGACCGGTGCACAACAGAGCTTCGACCCGCAGACCAACGAACCGGTAGTCAACATCCAGTTCGATACTGAGGGCGGTCGCCGCTTTGCCAAGCTGACCACTGAAAACGTCAACAAGCCTTTCGCCATCATCCTCGACGGAAAGGTCCTCTCGGCGCCGAACATCAACGAGCCGATCCGCGGCGGCACCGCCCAAATTTCGGGCGGCTTCACCGTCGAAGCTGCGAACCAGCTGGCGATCTCGCTGCGCTCGGGTGCGCTGCCGGTCGACCTCAAGGTGATCGAGGAACGCACGGTCGGGCCGGACCTCGGAGCCGACTCGATCAAAAAGGGCATGATCGCGATGGGCGTCGGCACGCTGCTGGTGCTGCTGCTGATGGTTGCCACCTACGGCCGCTTTGGCCTCTACGCCAACGTCGCGTTGGTTCTGAACGTGCTGATGATCATCGGCATCATGGCAATCCTGAATACGACCATGACGCTGCCGGGCATTGCCGGCCTCGTGCTGACCATCGGCGCGGCGGTCGACGCCAACGTACTGATCAACGAACGCATCCGTGAGGAACGCAAGCGCGGGCGCAAGGTCGTGCAGGCGGTCGAGAACGGTTACAAGGAAGCGAGCCGCGCGATTTACGACGCCAACATCACCAACGTGATCGCGGCGACGCTGCTGTTCTTCTTCGGCCAGGGGCCGGTCAAGGGCTTCGCTGTCGTCCTCGTCATCGGTGTGATCACCTCGGTGTTCACGGCCGTCACCATCACCCGCATGTGGGTCGCCGGTTGGCTGCGCAAGGCGCGCCCGGCGGACCTCAACATTTAA
- the secF gene encoding protein translocase subunit SecF encodes MRLLKLVPDDTNIKFLKWRVPFFVVSGLLIAASWALVLTQGLNLGVDFVGGQMIRTTFTQEAEAPVAEMRESIASLGYGDPIIQRYGAPNEASIRMKLPEGADSKPELANEMAEKITSRLKADHPDVRIDGVDSVSGKVSGELFRTGILSLLFAMIAISIYIWVRFEWQFGVGALFALFHDVSLTLGMFALTQLEFDLNIVAAILTIIGYSLNDTIVVYDRIRENLKKFRKMPVPELLDLSVNETLARTVMTSLTLLIALIPLVFFGPTSLFGMTAAIVLGIFVGTYSSVYMAAPILVWAGVKSDSFVPTESGIDRQERIARGEV; translated from the coding sequence ATGCGCCTGCTCAAGCTGGTCCCCGACGACACCAACATCAAGTTCCTGAAATGGCGCGTGCCCTTCTTCGTGGTCAGCGGCCTGCTGATCGCGGCCAGCTGGGCGCTGGTGCTGACTCAGGGCCTCAATCTCGGCGTCGATTTCGTTGGCGGCCAGATGATCCGTACGACCTTCACCCAGGAAGCCGAGGCTCCGGTGGCAGAGATGCGCGAAAGCATCGCTTCACTCGGTTACGGCGATCCGATCATCCAGCGCTATGGTGCACCGAACGAGGCATCGATCCGCATGAAGTTGCCCGAAGGGGCGGACAGCAAGCCAGAGCTTGCCAATGAAATGGCGGAGAAGATCACCTCGCGGCTCAAGGCTGACCATCCTGATGTGCGCATCGATGGCGTGGACTCGGTTTCGGGCAAGGTTTCGGGCGAATTGTTTCGCACCGGGATCCTCTCGCTGCTGTTCGCGATGATCGCGATTTCGATCTACATCTGGGTCCGTTTCGAGTGGCAGTTCGGCGTGGGAGCACTGTTCGCGCTGTTCCACGACGTGTCGCTGACGCTGGGGATGTTCGCGCTGACCCAGCTCGAGTTCGACCTCAACATCGTCGCCGCGATCCTGACGATCATCGGCTATTCGCTCAACGATACAATCGTGGTCTACGACCGCATCCGCGAGAACCTGAAGAAGTTCCGCAAGATGCCGGTGCCCGAACTGCTCGATCTTTCGGTCAACGAGACGCTGGCCCGCACCGTGATGACGTCGCTGACGTTGTTGATCGCGCTGATCCCGCTCGTGTTCTTCGGCCCGACGAGCCTGTTCGGTATGACCGCGGCCATCGTGCTGGGCATCTTCGTGGGTACCTACAGCTCGGTCTACATGGCTGCACCGATCCTGGTCTGGGCTGGGGTCAAGAGCGACAGCTTTGTACCGACCGAGTCGGGGATTGACCGCCAGGAACGCATCGCGCGCGGGGAAGTCTAG
- a CDS encoding glycosyltransferase: MSGSIKTRRVLSLSTLFPNAAQPRFGIFVAKSLEALQRDTHWEAVVVNPIGVPPIAFGRYKPIAQAAQDGRDFGLAVHRPTFRLIPRVGGRLNPGVIARSVIPLARRLHAEQPFDLVDAQFFYPDGPAAMQVAKALGLPFSVKARGADVHYWGARNYGRAALLETAQQAGGVLAVCEALADDMATLGMERSKVTVHYTGLDHDLFRPLDHVGLRGRVASSFDIPIARSDTLLLTVGALIERKGQALVIKAMGGVPNARLLLVGRGDDRASLAKLARECGVADRVHFLGSLDPTSLPPLYSAADAMVLPSASEGLANAWIESLACGTPLVITDAGGAREVMRSADAGVIATRSVRGIAEGIRQVTGRPRPTADVARTVAAFSWEANGASLAAYYDSLV, translated from the coding sequence GTGAGCGGGTCGATCAAGACACGACGCGTCCTCTCGCTTTCGACACTGTTTCCCAACGCCGCGCAACCGCGCTTCGGGATATTCGTCGCCAAGTCGCTGGAGGCCCTGCAGCGAGACACGCATTGGGAAGCGGTGGTGGTCAATCCGATTGGTGTGCCGCCGATTGCCTTCGGCCGCTACAAGCCGATCGCGCAGGCCGCGCAGGACGGGCGCGATTTCGGGCTGGCGGTACATCGTCCCACTTTTCGCCTGATTCCCAGGGTAGGCGGACGGCTCAACCCCGGAGTAATCGCACGATCGGTGATCCCGCTGGCCCGGCGGCTGCATGCCGAACAGCCCTTCGATCTCGTCGATGCCCAGTTCTTCTACCCCGATGGCCCGGCGGCGATGCAGGTCGCAAAGGCGCTTGGCCTGCCCTTTTCGGTCAAGGCGCGCGGCGCGGATGTGCATTACTGGGGCGCCCGCAACTATGGCCGCGCAGCGCTGCTGGAGACGGCGCAGCAAGCCGGCGGTGTACTGGCCGTCTGCGAAGCCTTGGCCGATGACATGGCTACGCTGGGCATGGAGCGGAGCAAGGTCACCGTCCACTACACCGGGCTCGACCATGACCTGTTCCGTCCGCTGGACCATGTCGGCTTGCGCGGACGGGTCGCGAGCAGTTTCGATATCCCCATTGCCCGCAGCGACACACTGTTGCTGACGGTTGGTGCCCTGATCGAACGCAAGGGCCAGGCGCTGGTGATCAAGGCGATGGGCGGAGTTCCCAATGCCCGCCTGTTGCTGGTCGGCCGCGGTGACGATCGCGCCTCGCTGGCCAAATTGGCGCGTGAGTGCGGGGTGGCGGATCGGGTGCATTTCCTCGGCAGTCTCGATCCGACGTCGCTGCCGCCGCTCTATTCCGCGGCAGACGCCATGGTCCTGCCTTCTGCCAGCGAGGGACTGGCCAATGCCTGGATCGAATCGCTGGCCTGCGGAACGCCGCTGGTAATCACCGATGCCGGCGGCGCACGCGAAGTCATGCGCAGTGCCGACGCCGGGGTTATCGCCACGCGCAGCGTGCGCGGCATTGCGGAGGGCATCCGCCAGGTTACTGGCCGCCCCCGGCCCACCGCTGATGTGGCGAGGACGGTTGCGGCCTTCAGCTGGGAAGCCAACGGCGCGTCGCTGGCTGCCTATTACGACAGCCTGGTCTGA
- a CDS encoding helix-turn-helix domain-containing protein, which translates to MINRIRDIRLEKGWTLAELAEACSPPTTPQTIGRLETGMRNLSLKWMDRIAGALGVDPEVLVRSEANEHPKVVASLGSSGPEPLTRPRDAILVTDLGNDGALIVLAIEYPHGEYRPGDQLWLRQLAPKDAGRAVNRDVLVPRKGGRFAFGRLIDRQGSLVGVLPPGHGEKQQVIDGPPWIAVAEMLVRKL; encoded by the coding sequence TTGATCAACCGCATCCGCGATATCCGGCTGGAAAAGGGCTGGACGCTCGCCGAACTGGCGGAGGCATGCAGTCCGCCCACCACCCCGCAAACCATCGGCCGGCTCGAAACCGGCATGCGCAATCTCTCGCTCAAATGGATGGACCGTATTGCCGGTGCACTGGGCGTCGATCCTGAAGTGCTGGTGCGCTCCGAGGCGAACGAACACCCAAAGGTGGTCGCATCGCTCGGGTCGTCGGGGCCCGAGCCGTTGACCAGGCCGCGCGATGCCATCCTCGTCACCGATCTCGGCAATGATGGCGCGCTGATCGTTCTCGCGATCGAATATCCCCACGGCGAATACCGCCCCGGCGACCAGCTCTGGTTGCGCCAGCTGGCACCGAAAGACGCCGGCCGCGCGGTCAACCGTGATGTATTGGTTCCCCGCAAAGGCGGTCGCTTTGCCTTCGGGCGCCTGATCGATCGCCAAGGTTCGCTCGTCGGCGTGCTCCCCCCCGGCCATGGCGAGAAGCAGCAGGTGATCGACGGGCCGCCATGGATAGCAGTCGCCGAGATGCTGGTTCGCAAGCTGTGA